In one Macrobrachium rosenbergii isolate ZJJX-2024 chromosome 53, ASM4041242v1, whole genome shotgun sequence genomic region, the following are encoded:
- the LOC136834464 gene encoding oocyte zinc finger protein XlCOF6-like, giving the protein MSILEYPLESKTEDPVVMPLIKRENLGLAGSDAPASCTSLSLDTLREIKMEMKLEVEVCYESDDNMKHCSEDFMSAIEDEVDLPPVRKEVDKEKPFVCRECGKAFSTKSHLERHFRSHSRKRPNACDECGKAFPRKYSLREHIKTHSGERPYTCDDCGKSFSRMSYLKRHMKNHMGERPFVCNDCGKSFSQKSVLKTHMVSHTGERPFECKDCGKLFSQKSYLKDHMAIHTGERPFECKDCGKSFSQKRNLKSHMVIHTGERPFVCSDCGKSFSQKSVLKSHMVIHTGERPFVCNDCGKSFSQKSYLKVHMAIHTGERPFVCKDCGKSFSQKTNLRSHLVIHTGERPFVCNDCGKSFSQKSILKSHMVIHTGERPFVCKDCGKSFSQKSYLKDHMAIHTGEWPFMCNDCGKSFSHKSSLKDHMAIHTGEIAFACQDCGKSFSQKKKLKSHMQVHLGEKPFACEECGKTFSWRHNLKRHFLTHTAVEQSVLTRQQGKPSDEEVV; this is encoded by the exons ATGAGCATCTTGGAATATCCTTTGGAAAGCAAGACTGAGGACCCAGTAGTGATGCCTCTCATCAAGCGTGAAAATCTAGGTTTAGCGGGCAGTGATGCCCCAGCCAGCTGTACATCTCTGTCTTTGGATACATTGAGGGAAATCAAGATGGAAATGAAGTTGGAAGTGGAGGTTTGTTATGAGTCTGATGACAATATGAAACATTGTTCTGAGGATTTTATGTCTGCGATCGAAGATGAAGTCGATTTGCCACCTGTCAGAAAGGAAGTCGATAAGGAGAAGCCCTTTGTGTGCCGGGAATGTGGGAAAGCCTTTTCCACAAAGTCCCACCTGGAACGACATTTCCGGAGCCATAGCAGGAAGAGGCCAAACGCCTGTGACGAGTGTGGAAAGGCATTCCCCCGGAAGTACAGCCTCAGAGAACACATCAAGACCCACAGTGGAGAGAGACCATACACTTGTGacgactgtgggaagtcattctccagGATGTCATATCTCAAGAGACAcatgaagaaccacatgggagagAGGCCCTTtgtgtgcaatgactgtgggaagtcattctcccagaaatcaGTTCTCAAGACCCACATGGTGAGCCACACGGGCGAGAGGCCCTTTgagtgcaaggactgtgggaagttgTTCTCCCAGAAATCGTATCTCAAGGACCACATGGcgatccacacgggggagaggccctTTGAGTGCAAGGACTGTGGcaagtcgttctcccagaaaaGGAATCTCAAGAGCCACATGGTgatccacacaggggagaggcccTTTGTTTGCagtgactgtgggaagtcgttctcccagaaatcgGTTCTCAAGAGCCACATGGTGATCCACACGGGAGAGAGGCCCTTcgtgtgcaatgactgtgggaagtcctTCTCCCAAAAATCATATCTCAAGGTCCACATGGCgatccacacaggggagaggcccttcgtgtgcaaggactgtgggaagtcattctcccagaaaaCGAATCTCAGGAGCCACTTGGTgatccacacaggggagaggcccttcgtgtgcaatgactgtgggaagtcattctcccagaaatcgATTCTCAAGAGCCACATGGTgatccacacaggggagaggcccttcgtgtgcaaggactgtgggaagtcgttctcacAGAAATCGTATCTCAAGGaccacatggcaatccacacggggGAGTGGCCCTTCatgtgcaatgactgtgggaagtcattctcccataAGTCAAGTCTCAAGGATCACATGGCGATCCACACGGGAGAGATAGCCTTTGCCTGccaggactgtgggaagtcgttctcccagaaaaAGAAACTCAAGAGCCACATGCAGGTCCATCTTGGGGAGAAGCCATTTGCTTGCGAAGAGTGCGGGAAAACGTTTTCCTGGAGGCACAACCTGAAACGACATTTCTTGACTCACACAG cTGTGGAGCAGAGTGTCCTTACCAGGCAGCAAGGGAAGCCGTCAGACGAAGAAGTCGTGTAA